In Camelina sativa cultivar DH55 chromosome 16, Cs, whole genome shotgun sequence, a single window of DNA contains:
- the LOC104753679 gene encoding WAT1-related protein At1g68170-like has product MPCTCQQHPNTLMWSATVHIRGGYTVKIATAGLNILFKLAMEDGMNPSVLVAYRLLFATIFMLPLSFIFQRKRKPEFTWRLMLLALLSGLLGVVIPSILTIAGLALTSATFTSAAGVLTPLITFIFAALLRMESVRLGSSVGLAKVFGTLLGVGGALVFIFYRGKEIHLWSTHVNLVTQPRDAATTHHISIFGALLVFGGNISIALWFLLQVKIGKIFGGAYWNATLMNMMGSIVAMLVALCWKHDLNEWRLGWNIRLLTIAYAAIVISGMAVAVNAWCVESRGPLFVSVFSPVGLVIVAVVGSFLLDETLHLGSIIGTVIIVGGLYLVLWGKNKEMKSIVTITSGHIETNKTSKDNILNSLPTLSTNVP; this is encoded by the exons ATGCCTTGCACGTGTCAACAGCATCCGAACACGTTGAT GTGGAGTGCAACAGTTCATATTCGTGGAGGGTATACGGTAAAG ATAGCTACGGCAGGGCTAAACATATTGTTCAAGCTTGCCATGGAAGATGGTATGAACCCAAGTGTACTCGTGGCCTATCGTCTCTTATTCGCTACAATTTTCATGCTTCCTTTGTCCTTCATATTTCAAAG GAAGAGGAAGCCGGAGTTTACATGGCGTCTGATGTTACTAGCATTACTCTCAGGGTTACTCGG TGTGGTAATACCGAGTATCCTAACCATTGCGGGTCTGGCTCTAACGTCAGCAACATTCACCTCCGCTGCTGGCGTTCTCACTCCATTGATCACTTTTATCTTCGCTGCACTTCTTAG GATGGAGAGTGTACGGCTTGGGTCGAGCGTAGGGTTGGCTAAGGTTTTTGGAACATTGCTTGGTGTTGGTGGAGCTCTTGTTTTTATATTCTACAGAGGAAAAGAGATTCATCTATGGTCAACTCACGTTAACCTAGTGACCCAACCACGTGATGCTGCTACCACTCACCATATCTCTATCTTTGGTGCTCTTCTAGTTTTTGGCGGTAACATTTCCATTGCACTTTGGTTTTTATTGCAG gTTAAGATAGGCAAAATATTCGGAGGGGCTTATTGGAACGCGACACTAATGAACATGATGGGAAGCATAGTGGCTATGCTTGTCGCTCTTTGCTGGAAACACGATTTAAATGAATGGAGATTAGGATGGAATATTAGACTCTTAACCATTGCGTATGCG GCAATTGTGATTTCTGGGATGGCGGTAGCTGTTAATGCATGGTGCGTCGAGTCTAGAGGGCCCCTATTTGTATCGGTATTTAGCCCTGTAGGACTAGTGATCGTAGCCGTTGTTGGATCATTTTTGCTAGATGAAACACTTCATCTTGGGAG CATCATTGGTACAGTGATTATCGTGGGAGGATTATATCTTGTGCTATGGGGTAAAAACAAGGAAATGAAGAGTATCGTTACGATAACCTCGGGTCATATTGAAACAAATAAGACTAGCAAAGACAACATCCTCAACAGTCTTCCTACATTAAGTACAAATGTCCCTTGA